One window of Tenacibaculum maritimum NCIMB 2154 genomic DNA carries:
- a CDS encoding peptidase domain-containing ABC transporter, with translation MKFIPQKDLMDCGPACLSMVSSNYNKNFSLQYLREHSFISREGVSLLGISEASKKIGFETFSTKLTVDNLVAHQEMFPCILHWNQNHFVVIYKVGKGIFSREKIFYVADPAHGKVKLKEKDFKKHWVSEKNKGIALFLNPTEKFFEMKPQKSEKLSVQYLFQHLKPYKKKLITLFLLLFLGSVLTLVFPFLTQALIDDGVNAKDINIIFLILLAQLGVFLGAITIEILRNWLMLYIGTHLSIDIISSFLKKMLRLPIKFFDTKTMGDFNQRIQDNDRIEDFLTSQSLTTFFSIITFSVFFGVLLYYDYKILVVYLTLTFVAILWSFYWLRKRKVLDYYRFQQRSDNQESIYEMLNGVIEMKINNFEDFKRNEWEHIQKKLFKLNIRILKINQLQLSGFEFINQLKNILVTFLAASYVVQGDMTLGMLLSISYIIGQMNSPVNQLVNFFRSLQDAKLSLERLNEVQNHVEEEASIQNEQGNLEELKEISVPKGKMEQNGIERGIQLKEVSFQYEGPKSPYILKDIDLLIPEGKITAIVGASGSGKTTLMKLLLRFYDPIQGSIYYNYDNILTLSPKSIRKNCGVVMQDGYIFSDTMERNIAMNDRDIDYQKLEKALEVANIQDFVYGLPLQLKTKIGAAGSGISGGQKQRLLIARAVYKNPQYIFFDEATSALDAENEKIIHDNLQTFFQEKTVVVIAHRLSTVKNADKIIVLKKGQVIEQGTHIELVNSRSEYYHLVKNQLELGQ, from the coding sequence ATGAAGTTTATACCTCAGAAAGATTTAATGGATTGTGGGCCAGCTTGTTTAAGTATGGTGTCTAGTAACTATAATAAAAATTTTTCGTTACAATATTTAAGAGAGCATTCTTTTATATCAAGGGAAGGAGTGTCTTTACTAGGGATTAGTGAAGCAAGTAAAAAAATAGGGTTTGAAACTTTTTCAACAAAATTAACTGTTGATAATCTCGTGGCTCATCAAGAAATGTTTCCTTGTATTCTTCATTGGAATCAAAATCATTTTGTGGTTATATATAAAGTGGGTAAAGGAATCTTCTCCAGAGAAAAAATATTTTATGTAGCAGATCCAGCGCATGGAAAGGTTAAATTAAAAGAAAAAGATTTTAAAAAACACTGGGTTTCGGAAAAAAATAAGGGAATCGCGTTGTTTTTAAATCCAACCGAAAAATTTTTTGAGATGAAGCCTCAAAAATCAGAAAAATTATCTGTACAATATCTTTTTCAACATTTAAAGCCTTATAAAAAAAAGTTGATTACCTTGTTTCTTCTGCTTTTTTTAGGAAGCGTATTAACACTGGTGTTTCCTTTTTTAACACAGGCGTTGATTGATGATGGTGTCAATGCAAAAGATATCAATATTATTTTTCTGATTTTATTAGCGCAGTTAGGTGTTTTTTTAGGGGCCATTACCATTGAAATTCTTAGGAACTGGTTAATGCTGTATATAGGTACTCATTTAAGTATTGATATTATTTCTAGCTTCTTAAAAAAAATGTTACGACTTCCTATTAAGTTTTTTGATACTAAAACAATGGGAGATTTTAACCAACGCATTCAAGATAATGATAGGATAGAAGATTTTTTGACCTCACAGAGCTTGACTACATTTTTTTCTATTATAACCTTTTCTGTTTTTTTTGGAGTGTTATTGTACTATGATTATAAAATATTAGTAGTTTATTTAACCTTAACTTTTGTAGCAATATTATGGTCTTTTTATTGGTTGAGAAAACGTAAAGTTTTAGATTACTACCGCTTTCAACAAAGGAGTGATAATCAGGAGTCTATTTATGAAATGTTGAACGGAGTTATAGAAATGAAAATCAATAACTTTGAGGATTTTAAGAGGAATGAATGGGAGCATATCCAAAAAAAGTTATTTAAGTTAAATATTAGGATTTTAAAAATCAACCAATTGCAACTTTCAGGCTTTGAATTTATCAATCAGCTTAAAAATATCTTGGTTACTTTTCTTGCAGCAAGTTATGTGGTACAAGGAGATATGACGTTAGGAATGTTATTAAGTATTTCTTATATCATTGGGCAAATGAATTCTCCAGTAAATCAATTGGTTAATTTTTTTAGGTCTCTTCAAGATGCCAAATTAAGTCTAGAACGGCTTAATGAAGTCCAAAATCATGTGGAGGAAGAAGCTTCGATTCAAAATGAACAAGGAAATTTGGAAGAGTTGAAAGAAATTAGTGTTCCTAAAGGAAAAATGGAACAAAATGGGATTGAAAGAGGAATTCAATTAAAGGAGGTATCTTTTCAATATGAGGGACCAAAATCTCCTTATATTTTAAAAGATATTGATTTGTTAATTCCTGAAGGGAAAATAACAGCCATTGTAGGTGCTAGTGGTAGTGGAAAAACTACGTTGATGAAATTGTTGTTACGTTTCTATGATCCAATACAGGGAAGTATCTATTATAATTATGATAATATACTAACTTTATCACCTAAAAGCATACGGAAAAATTGCGGAGTTGTCATGCAAGATGGGTATATTTTTTCAGATACGATGGAAAGAAATATTGCTATGAATGATAGAGATATTGATTATCAAAAGTTAGAAAAAGCATTAGAAGTAGCAAATATTCAAGATTTTGTTTATGGACTACCACTACAATTGAAAACGAAAATAGGAGCGGCAGGTAGCGGCATTTCAGGAGGTCAAAAGCAAAGACTTTTGATTGCAAGAGCAGTGTATAAAAATCCGCAATATATCTTTTTTGATGAAGCAACAAGTGCCTTAGATGCTGAAAATGAAAAAATAATTCATGATAACTTGCAAACTTTTTTTCAAGAAAAAACAGTAGTCGTTATTGCACATCGCTTGTCAACCGTAAAGAATGCAGATAAAATTATTGTTTTAAAAAAAGGGCAAGTGATAGAGCAAGGCACTCATATAGAGTTAGTAAATAGTAGATCAGAATATTATCATCTCGTAAAGAACCAATTAGAACTAGGGCAGTAG
- a CDS encoding MmcQ/YjbR family DNA-binding protein, whose protein sequence is MHIEQLREYCMAKKGATEHFPFDEVTLVFKVMGKIFALTSLERWENGEAKINLKCNPSWAEELRGEYQSINPGYHMNKKHWNTVTFNNDVADHFAFELIDHSYDLVVQGLTRKQKEILQQT, encoded by the coding sequence ATGCATATAGAGCAACTCAGAGAATACTGTATGGCAAAAAAGGGAGCAACAGAACATTTTCCTTTTGATGAGGTCACTTTAGTCTTTAAAGTTATGGGGAAAATTTTTGCACTAACAAGCTTAGAGCGTTGGGAAAATGGAGAAGCAAAAATAAATTTAAAGTGTAACCCTAGCTGGGCGGAAGAATTAAGAGGGGAATACCAAAGCATTAACCCAGGTTATCATATGAATAAAAAACACTGGAATACTGTTACTTTTAATAATGACGTAGCAGATCATTTTGCGTTTGAACTAATAGATCATTCTTATGATTTAGTAGTACAAGGTTTAACAAGAAAGCAAAAAGAAATATTACAACAAACATAA
- a CDS encoding AraC family transcriptional regulator: protein MKVFPFKIPKSRNIGVIYQEDKEHYFYDKLHQHEEIQLCYIHKGEGTLIVGDTINDYKSGDILVIGSNLPHVFKSDTSNIKESFMISLFFTDQSFGKDFFLLDDFTKLASFFKKSLSGFKVLDNRIKLQKLFLDLQNASNLDRFITFFQILKVVNQSKRQQLADFIYPKKYTDNEGKRMSDVMDFTILHFDKSISLEEVANKANMAPNAFCRYFKQRTNKSYFSFLNELRIENACKLLNSNKGLSISEIAYLCGFKNLSNFNRKFKEVKKTTPSKYKKIVL from the coding sequence ATGAAAGTTTTTCCTTTTAAAATACCCAAATCCCGGAACATTGGGGTCATTTATCAAGAAGACAAAGAGCATTATTTTTATGATAAACTACACCAACATGAAGAAATTCAACTGTGTTATATTCATAAAGGAGAAGGTACTTTAATTGTTGGAGATACCATCAACGATTATAAATCTGGGGATATTCTAGTTATTGGTAGTAATTTACCTCACGTATTTAAGAGTGATACTAGTAATATTAAAGAATCTTTTATGATCTCTTTATTTTTTACGGATCAATCTTTTGGTAAAGATTTTTTCTTATTGGATGATTTTACCAAACTAGCTTCTTTCTTTAAAAAATCTTTATCTGGTTTTAAAGTATTAGACAATCGCATAAAACTTCAAAAGCTTTTTTTAGACTTACAAAATGCTTCTAATTTAGATAGATTCATTACCTTTTTTCAAATATTAAAAGTCGTTAACCAATCTAAAAGACAACAATTGGCTGACTTTATTTATCCTAAAAAATATACTGACAACGAAGGTAAACGAATGAGTGATGTAATGGATTTTACAATTCTCCATTTTGACAAAAGCATCAGTTTAGAAGAAGTTGCCAATAAAGCCAATATGGCACCAAATGCTTTTTGTAGGTATTTCAAACAACGAACGAATAAATCTTACTTTTCTTTTTTAAACGAACTTCGTATAGAAAATGCTTGTAAATTATTAAATTCCAATAAAGGCTTATCTATTAGTGAAATTGCTTATTTATGCGGATTCAAAAACTTGTCTAATTTCAACAGAAAGTTTAAAGAAGTTAAGAAAACAACCCCTTCTAAATACAAAAAAATAGTACTATAA
- a CDS encoding DUF4230 domain-containing protein — protein sequence MELLFIGLIAGAIASFFIFQRFSISKNKSLTEKQSIVLLEKIKKVSKLITVEGEFAEIYHHQNTQEKFLGLISSKKKAIILINAKAHIGFDFKKIKMRADNKKKKIILSEFPQPEVLSIEPNIQFYDIQNGLLNKFSSEDLTQVNKEARAHILKKIPESNLMQTANNEALEAIALMESLVETIGWKLDYTALELSSTANELLEA from the coding sequence ATGGAATTACTTTTTATAGGCTTAATAGCAGGGGCAATAGCATCGTTTTTTATATTTCAACGATTTTCAATATCAAAAAATAAAAGTCTTACAGAAAAACAATCTATTGTATTGTTAGAGAAGATAAAAAAAGTATCGAAACTCATAACGGTAGAAGGTGAGTTTGCTGAAATTTACCACCATCAAAATACACAAGAAAAATTTTTAGGCTTGATATCAAGTAAAAAAAAAGCCATTATATTAATTAATGCAAAAGCGCATATAGGATTTGATTTTAAGAAAATAAAAATGCGTGCAGATAATAAAAAGAAGAAAATCATTTTGTCAGAATTTCCGCAACCAGAAGTGCTATCAATAGAACCTAACATACAATTTTATGACATTCAAAATGGGCTGTTAAATAAATTTAGTTCAGAAGATTTAACACAAGTAAACAAAGAAGCACGAGCACATATTTTGAAAAAAATTCCAGAAAGTAATTTAATGCAAACAGCAAATAATGAAGCTTTAGAAGCTATTGCGTTAATGGAAAGTTTAGTAGAAACAATAGGTTGGAAGTTAGACTATACAGCCTTGGAGCTTTCTAGTACTGCAAATGAATTATTAGAAGCATAA